From one bacterium Scap17 genomic stretch:
- a CDS encoding pilus assembly protein PilZ: MNTAPQQGQKALSLTIRDQKTLLAAYMSTLVRGGIFVPTTERYTMGQEVYLLLTLPEESERIPVTGRVVWISPQGVSGRRTAGIGIHFSEEDRQVRDHIENHLAGMLGKGHATYTL, encoded by the coding sequence ATGAATACCGCTCCACAGCAAGGCCAGAAGGCGCTCTCGCTGACCATTCGTGATCAGAAGACCCTGTTGGCCGCCTACATGTCGACCCTCGTGCGCGGCGGCATCTTCGTGCCGACCACCGAGCGCTACACCATGGGCCAGGAAGTCTATCTGCTGCTGACCCTGCCTGAGGAATCCGAGCGCATCCCGGTCACCGGGCGCGTGGTATGGATCTCCCCGCAGGGCGTCAGTGGCCGGCGCACTGCCGGGATCGGCATCCACTTCAGTGAAGAGGACCGCCAGGTGCGCGATCATATCGAGAACCACCTGGCCGGCATGCTCGGCAAGGGGCACGCGACCTATACGCTGTAG
- a CDS encoding TatD family deoxyribonuclease, whose protein sequence is MFVDSHCHLDRLKLEEHGGSLEAVLDAARARHVHQFLAIAVTLDDVPEISAIAQQHEDVVISAGVHPLHQVDPEPTVEDIKKCAERFGAVAIGETGLDYHYESVSRELQYERFTRHLIAARELELPVIIHTREAREDTLALIKQHTDPAVGGVLHCFTEDLDMARIAVGHGFMVSISGIVTFRNAEHVRELARAIPLDRLLIETDSPYLAPVPYRGTSNVPGNVVEVAECIAAERGITVDELAMQTTANFYRLFRAAAPEAPDNVREALASSGMLID, encoded by the coding sequence ATGTTTGTCGATTCGCATTGCCACCTTGATCGTCTGAAACTGGAAGAGCACGGCGGGAGCCTCGAGGCCGTGCTGGACGCCGCGCGCGCCCGTCACGTGCACCAGTTTCTCGCCATTGCCGTCACGCTCGACGATGTGCCCGAGATCTCGGCCATCGCCCAGCAGCATGAGGATGTGGTGATTTCCGCCGGTGTGCATCCGCTGCATCAGGTCGACCCGGAACCCACGGTCGAGGACATCAAGAAGTGCGCCGAGCGCTTCGGCGCGGTGGCCATCGGCGAGACCGGCCTCGACTATCACTACGAGAGCGTCAGCCGCGAGCTGCAGTACGAGCGCTTTACGCGCCATCTGATCGCCGCGCGTGAGCTCGAGCTGCCGGTGATCATCCACACCCGTGAGGCGCGCGAAGACACCCTGGCGCTGATCAAGCAGCACACGGACCCCGCTGTCGGTGGCGTGCTGCACTGCTTCACCGAAGATCTCGACATGGCGCGCATCGCGGTGGGCCACGGCTTCATGGTCTCCATCTCCGGTATCGTCACCTTTCGCAACGCCGAACACGTCCGCGAGCTGGCACGCGCCATCCCGCTGGACCGCCTGCTGATCGAGACCGACAGCCCCTATCTGGCGCCGGTGCCGTACCGTGGCACCTCCAATGTGCCGGGCAATGTGGTCGAGGTCGCCGAATGCATCGCCGCCGAGCGCGGCATCACCGTCGATGAGCTGGCGATGCAGACCACCGCCAACTTCTATCGCCTGTTCCGTGCCGCCGCGCCGGAAGCGCCGGACAACGTTCGCGAAGCGCTGGCCAGCAGCGGTATGCTCATCGATTGA
- a CDS encoding ATP-dependent helicase, which translates to MSSPLPPIEPDSTATSGPDVAASPLALAVDQLTQRLTDQQRAVVAHRGRHARVAAVAGSGKTTTLVARVLSLLAEGIPAQRILVLMFNRSAREDFVAKLAQSAPPGTRLPDIRTFHSIGHRLTTTLVRWGSLEPRELIQQDWALERLLKQAAQRALGDADRADREAALEGERLEALAQFCDLVKAEMCEPTLLYERMNLGEHTGHFVESFTQLEQLLEQYGQMTYADLLYRPLRQLEREPETRARIQGLLQHVIIDEYQDINEAQQRMLALLAGAPSGEASPDEASSPGEASPAASGAMAEVMAVGDANQCIYEWRGARPDYMLTRFAESFAAPLDFPLSYTFRHGHRLALAANHAIAANARRPDQLCLAAPGTPATRLFEGQGAASLVAALTAWRESGRSGAEAAVLVRSWALSVPVQLQLLKAGIPFRLGQGDRFVFRLPLVQALAGYLELARDATRLRDPAHLLLLFTQPTAFVARERLERLCQQLADSQRWPRKEDPILEGLKPLQRRNLHKRWKLLCDLPSLGDWAPARLLRHVVDELEADKVLRRAAARRDKGEEDVRLLDVLIEQAGELANDPDAFINLLRNPVEDAADGVLITTVHGAKGLEWPLVGLWGMNEEDFPAYSRDNPLSPERLEEERRLCYVGVTRAREQLHLWRDGGTHTPSRFLAELCVEDCTRLGDWIHGAGKRARLARLQAEDGDEAARESAAGSDERLRVAAPALGEAYLARLPLARHGITPPTLEALPKKVARSPGRSASKSTAQGQSSSGGTHARGARQGNRSPRGEPAVLRRVGDWEVGQRLRHESFGEGVIEEVSGNEANPLIEVRFADGNKRRLIATRAPLTAL; encoded by the coding sequence ATGTCGTCACCACTTCCTCCCATCGAGCCCGACAGCACCGCAACCTCCGGGCCAGACGTTGCAGCATCGCCACTGGCGCTGGCCGTCGATCAGCTGACGCAACGGCTGACGGATCAGCAGCGCGCCGTGGTGGCGCATCGTGGGAGGCATGCGCGGGTAGCGGCGGTGGCGGGCTCCGGCAAGACCACCACGCTGGTGGCGCGGGTGCTGAGCCTGCTGGCGGAAGGCATTCCGGCTCAGCGGATTCTGGTGCTGATGTTCAACCGATCGGCGCGCGAGGACTTCGTCGCCAAGCTGGCGCAGTCGGCCCCGCCGGGCACACGGCTGCCCGACATCCGCACCTTCCATTCCATCGGCCATCGCCTGACCACCACCCTGGTGCGCTGGGGCAGCCTCGAGCCGCGTGAACTCATCCAGCAGGACTGGGCGCTGGAGCGTCTGCTCAAGCAGGCCGCCCAGCGTGCGCTGGGCGATGCCGATCGCGCCGATCGTGAGGCAGCGCTGGAAGGCGAGCGCCTCGAAGCGCTCGCCCAGTTCTGTGATCTGGTCAAGGCCGAGATGTGCGAGCCGACGCTGCTGTACGAGCGCATGAACCTCGGCGAGCACACCGGCCACTTCGTCGAGTCCTTTACCCAGCTTGAACAGCTGCTCGAGCAGTACGGCCAGATGACCTACGCCGATCTGCTCTACCGTCCGCTGCGTCAGCTGGAGAGGGAGCCCGAGACCCGCGCGCGCATCCAGGGGCTCCTGCAGCACGTGATCATCGATGAGTATCAGGATATCAATGAGGCGCAGCAGCGCATGCTGGCGCTGCTGGCGGGCGCACCGTCCGGCGAGGCGTCGCCCGACGAAGCTTCCTCGCCCGGCGAAGCGTCGCCCGCAGCCTCCGGCGCCATGGCAGAAGTCATGGCCGTGGGGGATGCCAACCAGTGCATCTACGAGTGGCGTGGCGCGCGGCCTGACTACATGCTGACGCGCTTTGCCGAGAGCTTTGCCGCGCCGCTGGATTTCCCGCTCAGCTACACCTTCCGTCACGGCCACCGTCTGGCGCTGGCGGCCAATCACGCCATCGCCGCCAATGCGCGCCGCCCGGACCAGCTGTGCCTGGCCGCGCCCGGTACGCCGGCGACGCGCTTGTTCGAAGGCCAGGGCGCCGCCAGTCTGGTCGCGGCGCTCACGGCCTGGCGAGAGTCAGGGCGCAGTGGCGCCGAGGCTGCCGTGCTGGTGCGCAGCTGGGCGCTGTCGGTGCCGGTGCAGTTGCAGCTGCTCAAGGCCGGCATTCCCTTCCGGCTGGGGCAGGGGGATCGCTTCGTGTTCCGTCTGCCGCTGGTGCAGGCGTTGGCGGGCTATCTGGAGCTGGCGCGTGATGCCACGCGTCTGCGCGACCCGGCGCACCTGCTGCTGCTGTTCACCCAGCCCACCGCCTTCGTCGCGCGCGAGCGCCTTGAGCGCCTGTGTCAGCAGCTGGCCGACAGCCAGCGCTGGCCACGCAAGGAAGATCCTATCCTCGAGGGGCTCAAGCCGCTGCAACGCCGCAATCTGCACAAGCGCTGGAAGCTGTTGTGTGATCTGCCTTCGCTGGGTGACTGGGCACCCGCGCGGCTGCTGCGTCATGTGGTCGATGAGCTGGAGGCCGACAAGGTGCTGCGCCGCGCCGCGGCTCGGCGTGACAAGGGCGAGGAGGATGTGCGCCTGCTGGATGTGCTGATCGAGCAGGCAGGGGAGCTTGCCAATGATCCCGACGCCTTCATCAATCTTTTGCGCAATCCGGTCGAGGACGCCGCCGATGGCGTGCTGATCACCACGGTGCATGGGGCCAAGGGACTGGAGTGGCCGCTGGTGGGGCTGTGGGGCATGAACGAGGAAGACTTCCCGGCCTACTCGCGTGACAACCCGCTGTCGCCGGAGCGCCTCGAGGAGGAGCGTCGGCTGTGCTACGTCGGGGTGACGCGTGCCCGCGAGCAGCTGCACCTGTGGCGCGACGGTGGCACGCATACGCCAAGCCGCTTCCTCGCGGAGCTGTGCGTGGAGGACTGCACGCGCCTCGGCGACTGGATTCACGGTGCCGGCAAGCGCGCCAGGCTTGCCCGTCTGCAGGCCGAGGACGGCGATGAGGCCGCCCGCGAGTCAGCGGCCGGAAGCGATGAGCGCCTGCGTGTGGCGGCGCCGGCGCTTGGCGAGGCCTATCTGGCGCGGCTGCCTCTGGCACGTCACGGCATCACGCCGCCGACGCTGGAAGCGCTGCCGAAGAAGGTCGCCAGGTCCCCGGGCAGGTCGGCCAGCAAGTCGACTGCGCAAGGCCAGTCCAGCTCGGGCGGCACCCATGCTCGCGGCGCTCGACAGGGCAATCGCTCTCCACGCGGCGAGCCGGCGGTGCTGCGACGCGTCGGTGATTGGGAAGTCGGTCAGCGCTTGCGTCACGAGAGCTTCGGGGAGGGGGTGATCGAAGAGGTCTCCGGCAATGAGGCCAATCCGCTGATCGAGGTGCGCTTCGCCGATGGCAACAAGCGCCGCCTGATCGCCACGCGTGCCCCGCTGACAGCCTTGTGA
- a CDS encoding sulfurtransferase — MAGLKSPVVLDCRARLDDGEAGERLWREGHLPGAIHVDMDRDLSAAVREDGVGGRHPLPSHQATAELFRRLGITPEQQLVVYDDMGGQMAAARLWWMLTWAGHPDVRVLDGGIQAWNQAMGELKRAPAQPVTPTPSDWQPSFDDSLLVSAQEVAATDDSLLDARGEARFRGEQEPVDPVAGHIPGASCRPTPSNLEANGRFKDRMSLMRELRSLLPAQGEVIAYCGSGISACQNILAFAIAGLPLPRLYAGSWSDWISDPARPVATGEASEK; from the coding sequence ATGGCGGGCCTCAAGTCGCCCGTGGTGCTGGATTGCCGTGCGCGTCTCGACGATGGGGAAGCCGGCGAGCGGCTGTGGCGTGAAGGCCATCTGCCGGGTGCCATCCATGTCGATATGGACCGTGATCTGTCGGCCGCCGTGCGCGAGGACGGCGTGGGCGGGCGGCATCCGCTGCCGTCACATCAGGCGACGGCCGAGCTGTTCCGCCGCCTCGGCATCACGCCCGAGCAGCAGCTGGTGGTCTATGACGACATGGGCGGACAGATGGCGGCGGCGCGGCTATGGTGGATGCTGACCTGGGCCGGGCACCCGGACGTGCGGGTGCTGGATGGCGGCATCCAAGCCTGGAATCAGGCCATGGGCGAGCTCAAGCGTGCGCCTGCCCAGCCGGTGACTCCTACACCCAGCGACTGGCAGCCGAGCTTTGATGACAGCCTGCTGGTCAGCGCCCAGGAAGTGGCCGCCACGGATGACAGCTTGCTGGATGCCCGCGGCGAAGCGCGTTTTCGAGGTGAGCAGGAGCCGGTCGACCCGGTGGCAGGCCATATCCCCGGGGCATCCTGCCGACCGACCCCCAGCAATCTGGAAGCCAACGGCCGCTTCAAGGACCGCATGAGCCTGATGCGTGAGCTGCGCAGCCTGCTGCCGGCGCAGGGTGAGGTAATCGCCTATTGCGGTTCCGGCATCAGCGCCTGCCAGAACATCCTGGCCTTCGCGATCGCGGGGCTGCCGCTGCCGCGCCTGTATGCCGGTTCCTGGAGTGACTGGATCAGTGATCCCGCGCGCCCGGTAGCCACCGGTGAGGCCAGCGAGAAGTAG
- a CDS encoding electron transfer flavoprotein subunit beta/FixA family protein, with product MKVLVAVKRVIDYNVKIRVKADQSDVDLTNVKMAMNPFCEIAVEEAVRLKEKGVATEVVAVTIGPKAAQEQLRTALALGADRAVQVMTDDAVDSLAVAKLLAKVVEEEQPGLVILGKQSIDADNNQTGQMLAALTGMGQGTFASEVVVDGESVNVTREIDGGLQTVKLNLPAVVTTDLRLNEPRYAKLPDIMKAKKKPLDVKTPEELGVSTASKVSLVKVTPPAERQGGIKVGSVDELVDKLKNEAKVIS from the coding sequence ATGAAAGTACTCGTCGCGGTGAAACGCGTCATCGATTACAACGTCAAGATTCGCGTCAAGGCGGACCAGTCTGACGTCGATCTGACCAACGTCAAGATGGCCATGAACCCCTTCTGCGAGATCGCCGTGGAAGAAGCGGTGCGCCTGAAGGAAAAGGGCGTGGCGACCGAAGTCGTGGCCGTGACCATCGGCCCGAAGGCCGCCCAGGAACAGCTGCGTACCGCGCTGGCGCTGGGCGCCGATCGCGCCGTGCAGGTGATGACCGATGACGCCGTCGACTCGCTGGCCGTGGCCAAGCTGCTGGCCAAGGTGGTCGAGGAAGAACAGCCCGGCCTGGTGATTCTCGGCAAGCAGTCCATCGATGCCGACAACAACCAGACTGGCCAGATGCTGGCGGCACTCACCGGCATGGGGCAGGGTACCTTCGCCTCCGAGGTGGTGGTCGATGGCGAGAGCGTCAACGTCACCCGCGAGATCGATGGCGGCCTGCAGACCGTCAAGCTGAACCTGCCGGCGGTGGTCACCACTGACCTGCGCCTCAACGAGCCGCGCTACGCCAAGCTGCCGGACATCATGAAGGCCAAGAAGAAGCCGCTGGACGTCAAGACGCCGGAAGAACTGGGTGTCTCCACGGCCTCCAAGGTGTCGCTGGTCAAGGTCACGCCGCCGGCCGAGCGTCAGGGCGGCATCAAGGTCGGCTCCGTCGATGAGCTGGTGGACAAACTCAAGAACGAAGCAAAGGTGATCTCATGA
- a CDS encoding dicarboxylate/amino acid:cation symporter, translating to MSVTRQILLALGLGILSGLALNAGAGTLPEGSVAWLDSHLLTPVGQIFLRLLQFVVVPMVFGALIMSLTNREGGADVGRHAGRLLGSYVVTSAVALTLGMLVAHWLTPGVGAESLVDSAPEGRNADSIAQWLVGLVPNNPFTALGGGGLLQVIFAAALIGLAMRALPEESAPLHRVIESGYTVSLKVLSFVLKLAPVGVFALITSVIATQGLDLLMRLGMYVIGLIIALALMALLYLVLLAVTGARPLAFVRHFGQSLGFAFGTASSGATLPLALGNARDYGMNDSLASFALPFGTALKRDGAAVLQGFNALFVAQLFGIDVTTSLVITVFTTGLLVSFSTAGVPGAGLVAMTTVLGAAGLPLEGVAVVAGVDRFTDGLRTALNVMGNCANAALLERFDSRKPAAEPKSQA from the coding sequence ATGTCCGTCACACGCCAGATACTGCTCGCCCTGGGGCTGGGCATTCTCAGCGGCCTTGCCCTGAACGCCGGGGCAGGCACTCTGCCCGAGGGCAGCGTTGCCTGGCTCGACAGCCACCTGCTGACACCGGTGGGCCAGATCTTCCTGCGCCTGCTGCAATTCGTGGTGGTGCCGATGGTGTTCGGCGCCCTGATCATGAGCCTGACCAACCGCGAAGGCGGCGCCGACGTCGGTCGCCACGCCGGGCGCCTGCTGGGCAGTTACGTGGTCACCAGTGCCGTGGCGCTGACGCTGGGCATGCTGGTCGCTCACTGGCTGACGCCGGGCGTTGGCGCAGAGAGCCTGGTGGATTCAGCGCCTGAAGGCCGCAACGCCGACAGCATCGCCCAGTGGCTGGTGGGCCTGGTGCCCAACAATCCCTTCACCGCACTGGGTGGCGGCGGCCTGCTGCAGGTCATCTTCGCGGCCGCCCTGATCGGGCTGGCAATGCGCGCCCTGCCGGAGGAAAGCGCGCCGCTGCATCGTGTGATCGAGAGCGGTTACACCGTCAGCCTCAAGGTGCTGTCCTTCGTGCTCAAGCTGGCGCCGGTGGGGGTCTTCGCGCTGATCACCTCGGTGATCGCCACCCAGGGGCTGGATTTGCTGATGCGCCTGGGCATGTACGTGATCGGCCTGATCATCGCGCTGGCGCTGATGGCGCTGCTCTATCTGGTGCTGCTGGCCGTCACCGGTGCCCGCCCGCTGGCCTTCGTGCGCCACTTCGGCCAGAGCCTGGGCTTCGCCTTCGGTACCGCAAGTTCCGGCGCGACCCTACCACTGGCGCTGGGCAATGCCCGCGACTACGGCATGAATGACTCCCTGGCCAGCTTCGCGCTGCCCTTCGGCACGGCGCTCAAGCGTGACGGCGCCGCTGTGCTGCAGGGCTTCAATGCGCTGTTCGTGGCGCAGCTGTTCGGCATCGATGTCACCACCTCGCTGGTGATCACCGTGTTCACCACCGGCCTGCTGGTCAGCTTCTCGACGGCTGGCGTACCGGGTGCGGGGCTGGTCGCGATGACCACCGTGCTGGGCGCGGCAGGTCTGCCGCTGGAAGGTGTGGCCGTGGTCGCCGGGGTGGACCGCTTCACCGATGGCCTGCGCACCGCCCTCAACGTGATGGGCAACTGCGCCAACGCCGCCCTGCTGGAACGCTTCGATTCGCGCAAGCCCGCTGCTGAGCCCAAGTCGCAAGCGTAA
- a CDS encoding DUF3450 domain-containing protein: MSVRRSTSFPFPCVRALGGLLPALVLLAPLTATVLPAHAETLRDSAATHQEAQRKLQARIDAADDETRALLVRLREARQEAARLESYTAELTPLNADRAARIERQRTALENLEATRESLPGLLRQQVEELEDFIEQDLPFLKDERLARVQRLRDNLSNASLSNDERLDQLLNAWQQELSYGQGFDTWRAGLVGGEDTEVQYLRVGRVGLYYLTLDGQHGGAWQARNSSWQVLDDSGLEALRKGISMARDQQAPSLVTLPLSVPVEDVELAPKGRLSQSALESADQAAAAVTSTRTTAPRTAQESS; the protein is encoded by the coding sequence ATGTCCGTGCGGCGTTCGACTTCTTTCCCCTTCCCGTGCGTGCGAGCCCTTGGCGGCCTGCTCCCGGCGCTGGTGCTGCTTGCACCGCTGACAGCCACGGTATTGCCCGCGCATGCCGAGACACTGCGTGACAGTGCCGCCACTCATCAGGAAGCCCAGCGTAAGCTGCAGGCGCGTATCGACGCCGCCGATGACGAGACGCGTGCGCTGCTGGTACGCCTGCGCGAAGCGCGTCAGGAAGCCGCGCGTCTGGAAAGCTATACCGCGGAGCTGACGCCGCTGAATGCTGATCGCGCGGCGCGTATCGAGCGCCAGCGCACGGCGCTGGAGAATCTCGAGGCCACGCGTGAGTCGCTGCCGGGCCTGCTGCGTCAGCAGGTCGAGGAGCTTGAGGACTTCATCGAGCAGGATCTGCCGTTTCTCAAGGACGAGCGCCTCGCGCGCGTCCAGCGTCTGCGTGACAACCTCTCCAATGCCAGCTTGAGCAATGACGAGCGCCTCGATCAGCTGCTCAATGCCTGGCAGCAGGAGCTGAGCTACGGTCAGGGCTTCGATACCTGGCGCGCAGGGCTTGTCGGTGGGGAAGACACCGAGGTGCAGTATCTGCGTGTCGGCCGCGTCGGCCTCTATTACCTGACGCTGGATGGTCAGCATGGTGGCGCCTGGCAGGCCAGAAATAGCAGCTGGCAGGTACTGGATGACAGCGGCCTGGAAGCGCTGCGCAAGGGCATCAGCATGGCGCGTGACCAGCAGGCACCGTCACTGGTGACCCTGCCGCTGTCGGTGCCGGTCGAGGACGTCGAGCTGGCTCCGAAGGGGCGCCTGTCGCAGTCCGCGCTCGAGAGCGCCGATCAGGCTGCCGCGGCAGTCACCAGCACACGCACCACCGCACCCCGTACCGCGCAGGAGTCCAGCTGA
- a CDS encoding DUF1285 domain-containing protein yields the protein MNPAAILTQLGDRATSGKALPPVDQWHPAHCGEMDLVICADGRWMHEGTPIGRARLVHMLSRVLRREPDGSYCLVTPAEKVTIRVEDRPFLAVDCSRVEVDPAPAEPGQTRPGLTESGKAEPQSDVWQLVTDQGDVVRLEGETCLTLSETPDGLWLPEVPVRFGLAARLHRNLYYRLLESAETHEQEDGSLTLGFMSGGRFQILGQLAADEVEV from the coding sequence ATGAATCCAGCCGCCATCCTCACCCAGCTGGGCGACAGGGCCACCAGCGGCAAGGCATTGCCGCCGGTGGATCAATGGCACCCGGCGCATTGTGGCGAGATGGACCTCGTCATCTGCGCCGACGGGCGCTGGATGCACGAGGGCACGCCCATCGGCCGTGCGCGACTGGTGCACATGCTGTCACGTGTCCTGCGCCGCGAGCCCGATGGCAGCTACTGCCTGGTCACGCCAGCGGAGAAGGTCACCATCCGGGTCGAGGACCGCCCCTTTCTGGCGGTGGACTGCTCCCGCGTCGAGGTCGACCCTGCACCGGCTGAGCCCGGACAGACAAGGCCCGGGCTGACAGAGTCAGGAAAGGCCGAGCCTCAGTCGGACGTCTGGCAACTGGTCACCGATCAGGGCGACGTCGTGCGGCTGGAAGGCGAGACCTGCCTGACGCTGAGCGAGACGCCGGACGGCCTGTGGCTACCGGAAGTGCCGGTGCGCTTCGGCCTTGCCGCGCGCCTGCACCGCAATCTCTACTATCGGCTGCTCGAGAGCGCCGAGACGCATGAGCAGGAAGACGGCAGCCTGACACTCGGCTTCATGAGCGGCGGGCGCTTCCAGATTCTGGGACAGCTGGCGGCCGATGAGGTCGAGGTCTGA
- a CDS encoding electron transfer flavoprotein subunit alpha/FixB family protein, producing the protein MSILVIADHHDGQLTSSTASVVAAATAIGGDIDVLVAGEGVGAVAEQAAKLAGIARVRVADNAVYAHQLAENLSALVVALADDYSHVLSSASTTAKNFMPRVAALKDVAQISEITAVESADTFQRPIYAGNAVATVKSDDVLKVITVRATGFDPVALDGQAGIEAVDVVENAGVSSFVEETLAESERPELGSAKVVISGGRGMGNGENFALLNGIADKLGAAIGASRAAVDAGFVPNDMQVGQTGKIVAPDLYIAVGISGAIQHLAGMKDSKVIVAINKDEEAPIFQVADYGLVGDLFEVLPELEGKL; encoded by the coding sequence ATGAGCATTCTCGTCATTGCCGATCATCATGATGGCCAGCTGACCAGCAGCACCGCGAGTGTCGTGGCAGCCGCAACCGCCATCGGTGGCGATATCGACGTGCTGGTCGCCGGTGAGGGCGTAGGCGCCGTCGCCGAGCAGGCCGCCAAGCTTGCCGGCATCGCGCGTGTGCGTGTCGCCGACAATGCCGTCTACGCCCATCAGCTGGCCGAGAACCTGTCGGCACTGGTCGTGGCGCTGGCCGATGACTACAGCCACGTGCTGTCCAGCGCCTCCACCACCGCCAAGAACTTCATGCCGCGTGTCGCGGCACTGAAGGACGTGGCGCAGATCTCCGAGATCACCGCCGTCGAGAGCGCCGATACCTTTCAGCGCCCGATCTACGCCGGCAACGCCGTCGCCACCGTCAAGAGTGACGATGTGCTCAAGGTCATCACCGTGCGTGCCACCGGTTTCGATCCGGTCGCGCTCGACGGTCAGGCAGGCATCGAGGCCGTGGACGTGGTCGAGAATGCAGGTGTCTCGAGCTTCGTCGAGGAAACCCTGGCCGAAAGCGAGCGCCCTGAGCTTGGCTCCGCCAAGGTGGTGATCTCCGGTGGCCGCGGCATGGGCAATGGTGAGAACTTCGCGCTGCTCAACGGTATCGCCGACAAGCTGGGCGCCGCCATCGGTGCCTCACGCGCTGCCGTCGATGCTGGCTTCGTGCCCAACGACATGCAGGTCGGCCAGACCGGCAAGATCGTCGCGCCGGATCTCTACATCGCCGTCGGTATCTCCGGGGCGATCCAGCACCTGGCGGGCATGAAGGACTCCAAGGTCATCGTCGCGATCAACAAGGACGAGGAAGCACCGATCTTCCAGGTCGCGGATTACGGCCTGGTCGGTGATCTGTTCGAGGTGCTGCCGGAGCTGGAAGGCAAGCTCTGA
- a CDS encoding electron transfer flavoprotein-ubiquinone oxidoreductase has protein sequence MEREFMDFDVVIVGAGPSGLAAACRLMQQANAAEKELTVCVVEKGSEVGAHILSGAVLEPRALTELFPDWAERGAPLKTAVTRDEVVLLKDDQKAQVIPNALVPRTMHNDGNYIISAGNLTRWLGEQAEELGVEIFPGFAAQEVLHGEDGTVCGIVVGDMGVAADGSEKDGHMPGMELRGKYTLFAEGCRGHLGKQLISRFSLDSEADAQHYGIGLKELWDVPAEQHQPGLVVHGSGWPLKGNAEGGFFLYHTDDQQVVVGLIVDLAYDNPYLSPFDEFQRMKQHPTLARHLEGGKRVSYGARAIAKGGLNCLPKMSFPGGLLIGCDAGTLNFAKIKGLHTAMKSGMLAAESVFDAIKGGDEGGEDLVDFGKRFKDSWAYEELDASRSFGPAMHKYGTFLGGAYNFLDQLTGGRLPTLHDTTPDYARIRPAAECTKIEYPKPDGKLSFDKLSSVFLSNTNHEEDQPCHLRLSDPELPVRDNLPRYAEPAQRYCPAGVYEIIEEAGEPQFQINFQNCVHCKTCDIKDPAQNITWVAPEGGGGPNYPNM, from the coding sequence ATGGAACGCGAATTCATGGATTTCGACGTGGTCATCGTCGGTGCCGGCCCTTCCGGCCTGGCGGCGGCCTGCCGACTGATGCAGCAGGCCAACGCGGCCGAGAAGGAGCTGACGGTCTGCGTGGTCGAGAAAGGCTCTGAAGTCGGCGCGCACATCCTGTCCGGCGCCGTGCTCGAGCCGCGTGCACTGACCGAGCTGTTCCCCGACTGGGCCGAGCGCGGCGCACCGCTCAAGACGGCCGTCACCCGTGACGAGGTCGTGCTGCTCAAGGACGACCAGAAAGCGCAGGTCATCCCCAATGCACTGGTCCCCAGGACCATGCACAACGATGGCAACTACATCATCAGCGCCGGCAACCTGACGCGCTGGCTGGGCGAGCAGGCCGAGGAGCTGGGCGTCGAGATCTTCCCGGGCTTCGCCGCCCAGGAAGTGCTGCATGGCGAGGATGGCACGGTGTGCGGCATCGTGGTCGGTGACATGGGCGTGGCCGCCGATGGCAGCGAGAAGGATGGCCACATGCCGGGCATGGAACTGCGCGGCAAGTACACCCTGTTCGCCGAGGGCTGCCGTGGCCACCTGGGCAAGCAGCTGATCTCGCGCTTCTCGCTCGATAGCGAAGCGGATGCCCAGCACTACGGCATCGGCTTGAAGGAGCTGTGGGATGTGCCCGCCGAACAGCACCAGCCGGGGCTGGTGGTGCATGGCAGCGGCTGGCCGCTCAAGGGCAACGCCGAAGGCGGCTTCTTCCTCTATCACACCGATGACCAGCAGGTGGTGGTGGGCCTGATCGTCGATCTCGCCTACGACAATCCGTACCTGTCGCCCTTCGATGAATTCCAGCGCATGAAGCAGCATCCGACCCTGGCCCGCCATCTCGAGGGCGGCAAGCGGGTCTCCTACGGGGCGCGTGCCATCGCCAAGGGCGGCCTCAACTGCCTGCCCAAGATGAGCTTCCCCGGCGGTCTGCTGATCGGTTGCGACGCCGGCACGCTCAACTTCGCCAAGATCAAGGGCCTGCATACCGCCATGAAGTCCGGCATGCTGGCAGCGGAAAGCGTGTTCGACGCCATCAAGGGCGGCGACGAAGGCGGTGAAGACCTGGTCGACTTCGGCAAGCGCTTCAAGGACAGCTGGGCCTATGAGGAGCTGGACGCCTCGCGCAGCTTCGGCCCGGCCATGCACAAGTACGGCACCTTCCTCGGTGGCGCCTACAACTTCCTCGACCAGCTGACGGGCGGCCGCCTGCCGACCCTGCATGACACCACGCCGGACTACGCGCGCATTCGCCCGGCGGCTGAGTGCACGAAGATCGAGTACCCCAAGCCGGACGGCAAGCTGTCCTTCGACAAGCTGTCCTCGGTGTTCCTCTCCAACACCAATCACGAGGAAGACCAGCCGTGTCACCTGCGCCTGTCCGACCCGGAGCTTCCGGTGCGTGACAACCTGCCGCGCTACGCCGAGCCCGCCCAGCGCTACTGCCCGGCCGGTGTCTACGAGATCATCGAGGAGGCCGGTGAGCCGCAGTTCCAGATCAACTTCCAGAACTGCGTGCACTGCAAGACCTGTGACATCAAGGACCCGGCGCAGAACATCACCTGGGTCGCGCCGGAAGGCGGCGGTGGCCCCAACTATCCCAACATGTAA